The Desulfonauticus submarinus genome includes the window TAATTTTATGTGCCCTATTTTTCCTGCAAAAACGAGGTACAGAAAAAATAGCTAAACTCTTTTCACCTATTATTATTGTCTGGTTTGTATCCATTGGGCTTGTAGGATTAAAAAATTTGGTAGAGATGCCTTGTTTATTAAAATCCATTAACCCATATTATGCGCTTCATTTTATACTATCTCATCCTTTAAGTATAGTGTTCCCTATTTTAGGCTATGTAGTATTATGTATCACAGGTGGAGAAGCACTTTATGCAGATGAAGCCCATTATTCCAAACCAGCTATTCGCATAGCATGGGGAGTAGCTGCTATTTGTCTCTTAATCAATTACTTAGGGCAAGGAGCTTTTATCTTAAAACATCCTCAATCTCAAAATCCATTTTTTGATATGAGTCTTCCTTTTGGGCATGCATTTTATATATATCTTTTAATCTTAGCGACCTTAGCTGCTATCATAGCCAGCCAGGCTATGATTACAGGCTCGTTTTCTACTTATAAACAAGCAATGGAGCTCCGTATGCTTCCACGTGTAGAAATCAGAAATACTTCTCATAAAACAGCAGGGCAGATATATATTCCTACTGTAAATCGCGCCATGTTTTTAGCCTGTCTCACTACAGTATTTATATTTAAAAAATCAGACGCCTTAGGTGATGCGTATGGCCTTGCTGTGACAGGTGCCTTTATTGGAACAACTTTAATGATGACCATGCTTTTATTTTTAAAAAACTATCAACAACAAAAAAAGTTCTTTATGATTTTACCACTGCTTTGCATTTTTTTGATGTTTGATTCTGCTTTTTTCTTTTCTAACCTTGGAAAAATTCCAACTGGAGGATGGTTTCCTCTAATTATAGCTACTTTCTTGGTTCTGACAATGCTTGCTTGGAAACATGGATCTTTACTTCTATATTATGCCATACCCAAAATGCCTTTAAAAAAATTTGTAAATACAATAAAAGAAGAAAAACCTCTTGTTTTAAAAGGTACAAATATATACATGACTTTAAACCCAAATGAGGTTCCTGGATGTCTTTTAGAAGAGGTAAAAGAAGGGTGGATAAAACAGACTGTACTTTTTGTTAGTGTGCAAAACACCCATCTTCCTTGGGGCATTCATTATGAAAAAAAATTATTAATAAAAATGAAAGATATTGAAATATATCAAATTATAATAAATAAAGGTTATATGAGGCTTTTTGTAAATGTTCCTAATATTATAAAAACCCTTGGTTTTGAAACACAACCACGACGTTTTGTATTTAGCCTTTGGAATCCAATTATTACAGAAACTAGCTGGAAAAAATTACTGCTTCAATACTTTCGATTAATTTACAAAAATACCTCTTCTTTAACTACAAGATTTGCTATCCCCACTGAAGAATTATTATATATAGGAAAAGATATTAAATTGTCTTTCCCTAAAAATAAGAGCTAATTATATCTCCAGATTCTTCTCTATCCCAATCATCAAATGCAAAAAGGGCATCTTTTGCGCCATCTTCAAACTCAGATGCCATATTTTTACGTTTACATTGGGCACACAATTTAGGATATGCCAGAACCATTTTATGGCCAAATTTTCTACGACTAAAGGCAAGATTCTTTTTGGTAGTAATAGGTGCACCACATTCCTCGCAAAAAATCAACTCATGTTCAGCAATAAGTTTAGAACCCATTTTAATTTGGCGAATATGTTTATTATCCAGTAATTTAATATGTCCTGTAGGACAGACAGAAGCACAAGCACCACATCCCACACATGTCTCTGAAAGTTCTTCAAAAGGAGTTGTCATATGAAAATCATAGCTTCTATCAGCCATACACAAGGCTGATACTACATGTTCAGAACACACTCTCACACATAATCCGCATCTAATACAATTATCAGCTACAAAACATTCATATTTATGCTTTATTCCATATTGGTCTGCTAATTTTAGCAATACATCAGAAGAAGGACATCTTGTTAAAAGAAGTTCTACAATAACTCTTCTACCTTCTCGGACCAGGTCTGTATCTGTATATACCTCTAAACCGCTTTTAATGGGAAAATTACAAGCAGTAACTAACTTACTCCTACCTCTATCCTTTACTTCTACGGTGCAAATTCTACACATTCCTTTTGGATCTACTGCTGGATGATTACAAAGGGTAGGAATATATATGTTATACCTTTTAGCTACATCTAAAATATACTCTCCTTCTCTACCTTCAACTTCTATATTATCAATTTTAAAATTTATCATTTTAAACTCCTACCTAATTGGAATTACCTGGCATTGGATGAATACTATCAAAATTACAAGTACGATAACATTCCCCACATTTAATACACAAAGAAGTATCAAGTATATGTGGTTGTTTTTTTTCACCTTTAATTGCATCAACAGGACACTTTCTAGCACATATACCACACCCAACACACTTAGTTTCATCAATTTTAAACTGAAAGAGTTCTTTACAAACCCCAGACCGACAAAATTT containing:
- a CDS encoding 2Fe-2S iron-sulfur cluster-binding protein, with the protein product MINFKIDNIEVEGREGEYILDVAKRYNIYIPTLCNHPAVDPKGMCRICTVEVKDRGRSKLVTACNFPIKSGLEVYTDTDLVREGRRVIVELLLTRCPSSDVLLKLADQYGIKHKYECFVADNCIRCGLCVRVCSEHVVSALCMADRSYDFHMTTPFEELSETCVGCGACASVCPTGHIKLLDNKHIRQIKMGSKLIAEHELIFCEECGAPITTKKNLAFSRRKFGHKMVLAYPKLCAQCKRKNMASEFEDGAKDALFAFDDWDREESGDIISSYF
- a CDS encoding KUP/HAK/KT family potassium transporter codes for the protein MESILEEESSKQIGTLFLAYLAIGGILGDIGTSPLYVISLTFKNLTISKENVMGVLSLIFWSFMFLSAKYAGLALNLDNDGEGGTFTLMHLIQTEANKLKKSILRYKFTFIIGFASILSMICGALLLSDGVITPSISVLAAVEGIEVIYPHLAEFILPIATIILCALFFLQKRGTEKIAKLFSPIIIVWFVSIGLVGLKNLVEMPCLLKSINPYYALHFILSHPLSIVFPILGYVVLCITGGEALYADEAHYSKPAIRIAWGVAAICLLINYLGQGAFILKHPQSQNPFFDMSLPFGHAFYIYLLILATLAAIIASQAMITGSFSTYKQAMELRMLPRVEIRNTSHKTAGQIYIPTVNRAMFLACLTTVFIFKKSDALGDAYGLAVTGAFIGTTLMMTMLLFLKNYQQQKKFFMILPLLCIFLMFDSAFFFSNLGKIPTGGWFPLIIATFLVLTMLAWKHGSLLLYYAIPKMPLKKFVNTIKEEKPLVLKGTNIYMTLNPNEVPGCLLEEVKEGWIKQTVLFVSVQNTHLPWGIHYEKKLLIKMKDIEIYQIIINKGYMRLFVNVPNIIKTLGFETQPRRFVFSLWNPIITETSWKKLLLQYFRLIYKNTSSLTTRFAIPTEELLYIGKDIKLSFPKNKS